Proteins from a genomic interval of Euleptes europaea isolate rEulEur1 chromosome 16, rEulEur1.hap1, whole genome shotgun sequence:
- the LAMP1 gene encoding lysosome-associated membrane glycoprotein 1: MAARSGRGLLLLTAVLLGFLQASSTFEVTEDGKICILANFSVQFTVDYNNTKSQKQNASIELPDNATVLRSNSSCGGKDKSPILAIGFGKGHSLHLEFGKSGGFYNVTSLTFKYNLSDTTIFRDPTEKGMKEATSDPDIHAGLNTSYTCVHSHRLKMANVTVLFTNVKLEAYLASNNFSHDHTLCKEDQVPTTPSTPTTTPTTTTQAPPTPSKKPDKGQYNVTGHSGTCLFASMGLQLNVTYSTKNKTKSDILMNIPLNTTYNGTCNNASVTLNLFLERAMLGFRFVQNASIDKYFLQGINIIIFLPSEAVESKYNVTNNSLSELKATVGKSFKCIAEENIWVSDNASVNLFDVQLQAFKFEGDKFGAVEECQLDENNMLIPIIVGAALAGLVLIVLIAYLIGRKRSHAGYQTI, translated from the exons GATTTTTACAAGCATCTTCAACATTTGAGGTTACCGAAGATGGAAAGATCTGCATACTAGCCAATTTCTCTGTACAATTCACAGTGGACTATAACAACACAAAGAGTCAAAAACAG AACGCCAGCATTGAGCTTCCAGATAATGCTACAGTACTGCGTAGTAACAGCAGCTGCGGTGGCAAAGACAAAAGCCCAATACTTGCAATTGGATTCGGCAAAGGACACTCATTACACTTGGAGTTTGGTAAGAGTGGAGGTTTCTACAATGTCACAAGCCTGACGTTCAAATACAACCTGTCAGACACCACCATTTTCCGTGACCCAACAGAAAAAG GAATGAAAGAAGCAACTTCAGATCCCGATATTCACGCAGGCTTGAATACTTCGTACACATGTGTTCACAGCCACAGGCTAAAGATGGCAAATGTGACTGTTCTTTTCACGAATGTTAAACTTGAAGCGTACCTTGCAAGTAACAACTTCAGTCATGATC ATACACTCTGTAAGGAAGATCAAGTGCCCACGACTCCTTCCACCCCTACAACTACCCCTACAACTACTACTCAGGCGCCGCCCACACCCTCTAAAAAACCAGATAAGGGACAATACAATGTGACTGGTCACAGTGGTACCTGTTTGTTTGCTTCAATGGGTCTGCAACTGAATGTTACTTACAGTACAAAAAATAAG acTAAATCAGATATATTGATGAATATTCCATTAAATACTACTTACAACGGGACCTGTAACAATGCCTCAGTTACGCTGAACTTGTTTCTTGAGAGAGCCATGCTTGGTTTCCGTTTTGTACAG aatgCAAGTATTGACAAGTACTTTCTGCAAGGCATCAATATAatcatctttcttccttctgaaGCTGTAG AATCAAAATATAATGTAACCAACAACAGCCTGAGTGAACTGAAAGCTACAGTTGGAAAATCTTTCAAGTGTATCGCAGAGGAGAATATCTGGGTCTCAGACAATGCTTCGGTCAACTTATTCGATGTTCAGCTTCAGGCTTTCAAGTTTGAAGGAGACAAATTTGGAGCAG TGGAAGAGTGTCAGCTGGATGAAAACAACATGTTGATCCCCATCATAGTTGGTGCAGCTCTTGCTGGACTTGTCCTTATAGTATTGATTGCATATTTAATTGGCAGAAAACGTAGCCATGCTGGCTATCAAACAATTTAA